Below is a genomic region from Candidatus Paceibacterota bacterium.
AAAATTACCAGTTGCTAGTTACCGGTTGTTTCTTTGATTTTTATATTAATATACTTTATTTAAGGTGGGTTTTCAAATTAACAAATTTTGCTGTTGACTCTCTTTGAGATTGTGATAATAATTGGTGTGGAGGTTAAGATTTAAGTTAAGGAGGTTTTAATGTTTGCTTATAACAGGCCAAGGAAAATAATCCTTGGAAGAGACGATCTCGTTTTTTTTGAGGGTTGGAGGATTAGCAGGAATGCTCTTGACAAAAAAGTCTTTCCGGTCTTCGGAGAGATTCTTCAAAACACCAATCGGAACTCAATGCTCATAGAGGAGGTGTTAAGAAAAAAATTGAAAATTATCTGTCCGTGTGGATCCGAATGGATTTTACTTGTGCTGGACAGAGAACGCAGCATCTTTCAATATGAGTGCAGGGGGTTTAATTGTCACAAGAAAGTGACAGTAAACCTTCATCCGTTGCGTTTTTGAGGACTTATAGGTGGTACTGGCTTGGGGCGGATCTTGTTTCCGCCCCATTATTGTTATAATTTAAAAATGAAATACCCAAACTTAAGTGAGGAAAAAAAACTTTGGAAGAAAGGATATAAAAGAATAGTCTCTCTTGATGAAGCAGGTAGGGGTGCTTTGGCGGGTCCTGTTTTTGTGGGAGCAATAATCTTAAATAAAAATATAAAAAATAAAAACGAAAGATTTAAATTTAAAAGCTTGTTAAAGATTGTAAAAGATTCAAAAAAATTATCACCACAAAAAAGAGAAAATATTTTTAAAATTTTAATAAGTTGTTCGTTCCTTGAATATACTGTAAGTATGGTTTCAGAAGGGATTATTGATAAAGCGAACATTAAAAATGCAACAGAACTTGCAATGGAAAGATGTGTTGCTAAATTTAAAAGAAGACCTGATTTTTTAATAATAGACGGTAAACACATTAGTTCAAAAAAATTAAAAAAGATAGAACATAAGCTTATTGTTAAGGCCGATGAGAAAGTTTTTTCTTGTGCTGCTGCTTCTATTATTGCCAAGGTTAAAAGGGATAGGTTTTTAAAAAAAATAGACAAGAGATATCCCGAGTATGGTTTTTGTAGGCACAAGGGTTATGGAACAAAATTTCATAAAAAAAGAATAAAAAAATATGGTTTTTGCAAGATCCATAGAAAAACCTTCAGGCCAATTAGAGATGAAAGATAATTTAAAACTTGTAAGATTAAATTTTTCTGCTATAATTTTGAACGAAGTAAAAATTTCAGCCCGAGGCTGATCGGCCTTTGGCCGAAATGCGTAGCTCCCATAATTTTGAGCAGATCGAAAAATTAATGCGTAGCTCCCATAATTTATAAATTAATTCCCTAGATTTATAGTAGCTCGTTTTTTTATTTAGATTTATGGCAGTTCCAAAACAACGTCACACAAAATCAAGAAGAAACAGAAGAAGATCCCATCTTGCATTAAAAGAACGGTCTCTTTCTGTTTGCCCAAAGTGTAAGCAAACTGTTTTACCACATAACGTTTGTCAGAATTGTGGTTATTATAAAGACAATCAAGTCATTGATGTTTTAGCAAGGCTTGAGAAGAAAGAAAAAAGACAAAAGGAAAAAGAATTAAAAGAAGCAGATAAAGAACAAGTAAAAAAACCATTATCGATGGAAGGACTTTCAAAAAAATAAAAACTTATGGCCTATCGACATCTTTCTCGTTCAATTGCGATGCAATCTCTATATGAATGGGATTTTTTAAGATTAAAAACAGATAGCCTCAAAGAAATTACCGACCGCAATGTTAAAGAATTTGCTCCCGGTATGGACGATGTGGACTTTGCAAAAAAAATTGTTAAAGGCGTCATTGATCATTTAAGCGAGATTGATAAGATAATTGAAAAATGCGCTCCTCAATGGCCTCTTCCGCAAATTAATATAATTGATAGAAATGTTTTGCGCATAGGAATTTACGAACTTCTTTTTAGTAATAAAGAAGAGGTACCCCCAAAGGTAGCTATTAATGAAGCAATTGAGTTAGCAAAGAATTTTAGCGGGGAAACTTCTGGTAAGTTTGTAAACGGAGTGCTTGGTACAATATATAAAGAGGTAGAGGAAGTTGAGAGTCAAACAGAAAAAAATCAAGAAATATTGGGCGGGGGAGCGGTTTTTAGAAAAAAAGACGACAAATGTCAGATAGCGCTTGTTTTAGATGTTTTTAATCACTGGACTTTTCCAAAGGGGCATATTGAGAAAGGGGAAAAATTAGAAGAAGCAGCCCTAAGAGAAGTTAAGGAAGAAACTGGTCTTAAAAATTTAAAAATTATTAAGAATTTAGGAGAGAGAACATATAAAGAAGGCACGAGAAAAGTTACTGATTTTCTTATTCAAGCCGATGAGAAGGAAGAGTTAGAGTGCGAGAAAAGTTCTGGTATAAAAGATGTAAAATGGTTTTCTTTAGAAGAGATACCCTCCTTAAAACAATATAAAGGAGTAAGAAAGACGATGGAAGAAGTAATTGACTATTTGAAAAAAAAGTGATAATAAAATTTCTTAAAGAATTCCGCAGTTTAAAGTAGTTCAAAAAAATTTTATAAAAAATAATTATGGAGAAGAAAATTTCTTCTCTCGAGAAAATTCTCGGCGTTCATTTTAAGGATAAGGAATTATTAAATCATTCCTTAACGCATAGATCATATTTAAATGAACACCCAGAATGTTCTTGGGAGAATAATGAAAGATTAGAGTTTTTGGGAGATGCTGTTCTTGAGTTTGTAGTAAGCGATTATCTTTATAAAAAATTTGAAAAACCAGAGGGCGAGATGACGGGGATGAGGGCAGCTATTGTAAGGACAGAAACATTATCTGATATTGCAAAGGACATTGGAATAGAGGAATTTTTATATCTTTCTAAGGGGGAGAAAAACGATAAAGGCAAAGCAAGAAAATATATTTTAGCCAATACGCTTGAAGCGATAATTGGAGCAATTTTTATCGATCAGGGAACTGTAAAAGCAAAAGATTTTATCGAAAATAAGATTTTATCCCGGGTGAGCGATATTTTAAGCGAAAAAGACATAAAAGACCCAAAAAGTAAATTTCAAGAACTTGCGCAAGAAAAATTTAATATTACGCCCATTTATAAAGTCATAAGAGAGTGGGGCCCTGAGCATAAAAAAAATTTTTTAATAGGTGTTTATTTAAAAAATAAATTAATTGGAGAAGGAGAAGGTTCTTCAAAACAGGAAGCAGAAGAAGCTGCCGCAAGGAAGGCATTTAAGGAAATCATTAGCAACAAATTTTAACAAATTATTAATTTTTATAAAATTATGTTAGTAATAAGATTACAAAGAGTAGGTAAAAAGAATCAGCCATTTTTTAGAATAGTATTAGCAGAGAAAACAGCTCCAATAAAAGGAAAGTTTATCGAAAAACTTGGTTTTTTAAATACTATAAAAAAAGAGAAAAAAATAAATGCAGAGAAAATAAAATATTGGATTGGAAGAGGAGCGCAACCCTCAGATACTGTTTATAATATTTTATTGGAAGAAAATATATTAAAAGGCAAAAAGAGGTTTGTTAAAATTAAGAAGAAGAAAGAAAAGAAAAAAGAAGTCGAAGAAAGTAAAGAGGGTATAAAAAAAGAAGAAAAGAATGAAACCAATGGGAAAGAAGTCAAGGAAGAGAAAAAAGAATTAGAAAAAAAGGAATCAAAAAATGAAATTGAAAAAGAACAAAAGACTAAAGGAGAACAAAAGACTAAAGGAGAACAAAAGAAAGAAGAGCCCTCTCCTGAAAAGCCTAAAGCAAAGGAAGACAAAGAAAATAAAAAGTAATTTATTAGTGAGCCTTAAATTAACTTTTTAAAATTATGGCTCGTCAAATAGTTTGGTTTAAAGATACGGGGATAGAAGATGTGTCGCTGGTTGGCGGCAAAAATGCTTCTTTGGGTGAGATGATAAGAGAGTTAAAAAGCGAAGGTATAGCTATCCCCGATGGTTTTTCTTTAACGTCAGAAGCTTATTTTAGTTTTTTAGAAGAGGCAGGAATAAAAGAAAAAATTAAAGGGATAATTTCGAAAATAAATGCCAATGATGTAAAAGACCTTCGTAGAAAATCAAACCAAATAAGAGATCTAATATTAAATTCTAGGATTCAAAAAGATCTTGAGGAAAAAATAATCTATTTTTACCAAAAACTTAGCAAAGAATACGGCGAGAAAAATACCGATGTTGCTATTCGTTCAAGCGCCACAGCAGAAGATTTACCAACAGCTTCCTTTGCTGGAATGCATGAAACTTATCTTAACGTGAGAGGAAGGAAACAATTATTATCTTCTATTAAAAAATGCTTTGCTTCTCTTTTTTTAGCAAGGGCTATTTCTTATAGGGAAGAGAAAGGATTTGACCACATGCAAATTGCAGTTTCAGTTGGCGTTCAGAAAATGATAAGATCTGACCTTGCTTGTGCTGGGATAATGTTTACGCTTGATACAGAAAGCGGTTTTCCCGACATTTCTGTTATAAACGGAACATGGGGACTTGGAGAAATGATAGTTAAGGGAAGAATCACTTCCGATGAATTTTTTGTAGCAGAGAGAATGCTCCTTAAGGGATTTCCCGCGATAGTTAAGAAAAAAATAGGAACAAAAAAGCTTAAAATGATAAGGGGTAGTAGAGGAAATTTAACAAAGACAGTAAAGACTTCAGAGAGAGAACAAGACACTTTTGTTTTGTCGGACGATGAAGTATTAAAGCTTGCTTACTGGGGAATTAAAATTGAACAGCATTATTCAAAGAAAGCAGGGACTTGGCAGCCAATGGATATTGAGTGGGCAAAAGACGGCAAAAGCGGCAAATTATACATAGTGCAAGCAAGGCCCGAGACAATACACAGGGGAGAAGAAAAGAAAAGTTTTGTGGAATATCAAATGAAGAAAAATCCAAAAGTTTTAGCGCGCGGAATTTCAATTGGCCAGAAAATAGGGCAAGGCAGGGCGAATGTTATTGGTGATATAAAAGGCATCGGCAGGTTTAAAAAAGATCAAGTTTTAGTTACTGAAATGACAGATCCTGACTGGGAGCCGATAATGAAAATGGCCTCAGCCATTGTAACAGATGAAGGTTCAAGGACCTGCCATGCAGCTATAATTTCCCGTGAGCTTGGAATACCCTGTGTTGTGGGTACAAGAGACGGCACAAAAAAAATAAAATCAGGGAAATTTATTACCGTAGATGGTTCAAGAGGAGAAGGGGGGTTTGTTTATCAGGGCAAGGTTCCTTTTTTAATTAAAGAGCATAAATTTAAGGACTTGCCAAAGACAAAAACAAAAATTTGTTTAAATATAGGCTCACCAGAATCAGCTCTCGCAGCTTCTTTTTTGCCAGTTGATGGCGTAGGTCTTGCCAGGGAGGAGTTTATATTTACTTCAGAAATTAAAGTTCATCCACTTGCTTTATTAAACTTTAATAAACTTGATAAGAAAACAAAAAAAGAAGTAGAAAAAATTACCACCGGTTATGACGATAAAAAAGAAT
It encodes:
- a CDS encoding ribonuclease HII — translated: MKYPNLSEEKKLWKKGYKRIVSLDEAGRGALAGPVFVGAIILNKNIKNKNERFKFKSLLKIVKDSKKLSPQKRENIFKILISCSFLEYTVSMVSEGIIDKANIKNATELAMERCVAKFKRRPDFLIIDGKHISSKKLKKIEHKLIVKADEKVFSCAAASIIAKVKRDRFLKKIDKRYPEYGFCRHKGYGTKFHKKRIKKYGFCKIHRKTFRPIRDER
- the nusB gene encoding transcription antitermination factor NusB, yielding MAYRHLSRSIAMQSLYEWDFLRLKTDSLKEITDRNVKEFAPGMDDVDFAKKIVKGVIDHLSEIDKIIEKCAPQWPLPQINIIDRNVLRIGIYELLFSNKEEVPPKVAINEAIELAKNFSGETSGKFVNGVLGTIYKEVEEVESQTEKNQEILGGGAVFRKKDDKCQIALVLDVFNHWTFPKGHIEKGEKLEEAALREVKEETGLKNLKIIKNLGERTYKEGTRKVTDFLIQADEKEELECEKSSGIKDVKWFSLEEIPSLKQYKGVRKTMEEVIDYLKKK
- the rnc gene encoding ribonuclease III, encoding MEKKISSLEKILGVHFKDKELLNHSLTHRSYLNEHPECSWENNERLEFLGDAVLEFVVSDYLYKKFEKPEGEMTGMRAAIVRTETLSDIAKDIGIEEFLYLSKGEKNDKGKARKYILANTLEAIIGAIFIDQGTVKAKDFIENKILSRVSDILSEKDIKDPKSKFQELAQEKFNITPIYKVIREWGPEHKKNFLIGVYLKNKLIGEGEGSSKQEAEEAAARKAFKEIISNKF
- the rpsP gene encoding 30S ribosomal protein S16; its protein translation is MLVIRLQRVGKKNQPFFRIVLAEKTAPIKGKFIEKLGFLNTIKKEKKINAEKIKYWIGRGAQPSDTVYNILLEENILKGKKRFVKIKKKKEKKKEVEESKEGIKKEEKNETNGKEVKEEKKELEKKESKNEIEKEQKTKGEQKTKGEQKKEEPSPEKPKAKEDKENKK
- the ppsA gene encoding phosphoenolpyruvate synthase — translated: MARQIVWFKDTGIEDVSLVGGKNASLGEMIRELKSEGIAIPDGFSLTSEAYFSFLEEAGIKEKIKGIISKINANDVKDLRRKSNQIRDLILNSRIQKDLEEKIIYFYQKLSKEYGEKNTDVAIRSSATAEDLPTASFAGMHETYLNVRGRKQLLSSIKKCFASLFLARAISYREEKGFDHMQIAVSVGVQKMIRSDLACAGIMFTLDTESGFPDISVINGTWGLGEMIVKGRITSDEFFVAERMLLKGFPAIVKKKIGTKKLKMIRGSRGNLTKTVKTSEREQDTFVLSDDEVLKLAYWGIKIEQHYSKKAGTWQPMDIEWAKDGKSGKLYIVQARPETIHRGEEKKSFVEYQMKKNPKVLARGISIGQKIGQGRANVIGDIKGIGRFKKDQVLVTEMTDPDWEPIMKMASAIVTDEGSRTCHAAIISRELGIPCVVGTRDGTKKIKSGKFITVDGSRGEGGFVYQGKVPFLIKEHKFKDLPKTKTKICLNIGSPESALAASFLPVDGVGLAREEFIFTSEIKVHPLALLNFNKLDKKTKKEVEKITTGYDDKKEFFIEKLAQGVGRIATAFYPKEVIVRFSDFKSNEYAQLVGGKLFEPSESNPMIGWRGASRYYSEEFKEAFSLECKAIKKTREDYGLKNIAVMVPFCRTLEEGEKVVEIMSRNGLTKGRDGLKVYVMCEIPSNVILIENFLDIFDGISIGSNDLTQLTLGIDRDSAILANLADERNEAVKKLVANAIKECKNRRKYSGICGDAPSTFPDFAKFLIDNGIESISINPDVAVKTRLIIGEKEKEK